The following are encoded together in the Lepidochelys kempii isolate rLepKem1 chromosome 7, rLepKem1.hap2, whole genome shotgun sequence genome:
- the FAM241B gene encoding protein FAM241B, whose protein sequence is MVRILANGDIVQDDDPRVRANAQHRENTSWQEFFNVVPNAGHARPQQQAARPGGRSPFSKLNQQLVNMGFPLWNLGNQVVEPVMSILLLFLLMMVGVRGLLLVGLIYVVSHLSQR, encoded by the exons ATGGTCCGGATTTTGGCCAATGGAGATATTGTACAGGATGACGACCCCCGGGTGAGAGCAAATGCACAGCACAGGGAGAACACCTCCTGGCAG GAGTTTTTCAACGTGGTGCCTAATGCAGGCCATGCTCGACCGCAGCAGCAGGCTGCCAGGCCTGGGGGGCGCTctccattttcaaaactgaaccAGCAGCTAGTGAACATGGGATTCCCCCTCTGGAACCTCGGGAACCAGGTGGTGGAGCCAGTGATGTCCatcctgctgctcttcctcctCATGATGGTGGGCGTGCGTGGCCTCCTCTTGGTGGGCCTTATCTACGTGGTCTCACACCTGAGCCAGCGGTGA